Proteins from a genomic interval of Acetobacterium woodii DSM 1030:
- a CDS encoding methyl-accepting chemotaxis protein — MLRYFDNVKMRTKLAVIFILTGLIPIVIISALSFTQAQNSLAKMKLQELELYSKITQNRFMTEFSDKEFYTSDILSNLAIVENLITTYQPTGGKGELWQTSYSRVESVLTLQQDANQIESIYITDAAGNCIYASGQFKSTLEGTNLASREYFKSSMRGQSSTTTIEYSDILKKYYVTLSAPFYSSQNGNIIGTVNSLILMDSIEAILNEGISDIGTTANIYLVDQAGLLNTNPGSNNDTETTAFSTTITTKAFEQLKPDFGNNNSDFRFAGMYQDFRGEQVLGTASFVNIGATKLGMIIEVDEAEALAPVKDLLLMVALVFILAIGASIVIVSVLSRRITKPLRIVSNLMDEAGQGNLAVRGEFDSHDEIGKLCENFNQLVEKIGSSLKDIVEATEVLNESADAMDRVANSIAVGSEETSTKINVVSAAVEEITASMTQSNATLFATADNTTQIASAIEEISSTTRNLAAASEETALSVNQTILLMGQIFESIREVSTSSENVSLEVNTVVEAVKEVNLSVNEINKSCEQSLKITQVADSEAKNTEKIIRTLNLSSKKINKIIKIIDDIADQTNMLALNAAIEAAGAGEAGKGFAVVANEVKELAKQTSEATDEIADQIEGMQENMEQAVSAVSRINHVVDEVTTITTLIATAVTEQSASTQGISEAAIRASTRLDRITEEIKEIDLKAGEVNRGAEESGLAVSEIAKSTAELARAADDAAVNTERTSVSMTQLSRATEETSKGAVEISRSIQEINQASEEISEGASKTSIAANRLVDLSLKLNDSVQPFKF, encoded by the coding sequence ATGTTAAGATATTTTGATAATGTAAAAATGCGGACCAAGTTAGCCGTAATTTTTATCCTGACGGGGTTAATCCCGATTGTGATTATTTCCGCGCTTTCCTTTACCCAGGCCCAGAATAGTTTAGCCAAAATGAAACTTCAAGAATTGGAGCTTTATTCGAAAATAACTCAAAACCGCTTCATGACGGAGTTTTCTGACAAAGAGTTTTATACCAGCGATATTTTATCAAATTTAGCGATTGTCGAAAATCTCATTACCACATATCAACCCACCGGCGGTAAAGGGGAATTATGGCAAACATCTTATTCCCGAGTTGAATCCGTTCTGACGCTCCAGCAAGATGCCAATCAAATCGAAAGTATTTATATTACCGATGCAGCTGGCAATTGTATTTATGCGTCGGGTCAATTTAAATCAACTTTAGAAGGGACTAATTTAGCGTCAAGAGAATATTTCAAGTCGTCAATGCGAGGACAAAGCAGCACGACCACGATCGAATATTCGGATATCCTCAAAAAATATTATGTGACCCTTTCGGCGCCATTTTATAGTTCCCAAAATGGCAACATTATCGGAACCGTTAATTCCCTTATTTTAATGGACAGTATTGAAGCAATCTTAAATGAAGGAATTAGTGATATCGGAACAACTGCTAATATTTATCTGGTCGATCAGGCCGGGTTGCTAAATACAAATCCGGGTTCAAACAATGATACTGAAACGACAGCCTTTTCGACGACAATCACTACAAAAGCGTTTGAGCAACTCAAACCGGATTTTGGCAACAACAATAGCGATTTTAGGTTCGCCGGGATGTACCAGGATTTTCGGGGCGAACAAGTCTTAGGGACGGCTTCCTTTGTCAACATTGGTGCAACTAAATTGGGAATGATCATTGAGGTCGATGAGGCTGAAGCGTTAGCCCCGGTTAAGGATTTATTGCTGATGGTTGCGTTGGTGTTCATCCTGGCCATCGGCGCAAGTATCGTCATTGTTTCTGTTTTATCCAGACGGATTACTAAACCGCTACGGATCGTCTCAAACCTGATGGATGAAGCCGGGCAAGGAAACCTCGCTGTTCGTGGGGAGTTTGACAGCCACGATGAAATCGGCAAGCTCTGTGAGAATTTTAACCAGTTGGTTGAAAAAATCGGCAGTTCATTAAAAGATATCGTCGAGGCAACAGAAGTATTAAACGAATCTGCCGATGCGATGGATCGGGTCGCCAACAGTATCGCCGTCGGTTCCGAGGAAACAAGCACCAAAATCAATGTGGTTAGTGCCGCCGTTGAAGAAATCACGGCGAGTATGACACAATCAAATGCCACCCTCTTTGCAACAGCCGATAATACCACTCAAATTGCCTCGGCCATCGAAGAAATCAGCAGTACCACCAGAAATCTGGCGGCAGCTTCTGAAGAAACCGCATTAAGCGTTAATCAGACCATTTTATTGATGGGACAAATTTTTGAAAGCATCCGTGAGGTGTCAACATCATCGGAAAATGTCAGCTTAGAAGTCAATACGGTGGTCGAAGCCGTCAAAGAAGTCAATCTATCCGTTAATGAAATTAATAAAAGCTGTGAACAATCATTAAAAATTACGCAAGTTGCTGACAGTGAAGCTAAAAACACCGAGAAAATCATTCGTACTCTGAATCTATCATCAAAAAAAATCAATAAAATCATTAAAATCATCGATGACATTGCCGACCAAACTAACATGTTAGCCTTAAATGCCGCCATTGAAGCCGCAGGGGCTGGCGAAGCGGGCAAGGGGTTTGCCGTTGTTGCCAACGAGGTTAAAGAACTTGCCAAGCAAACATCAGAAGCGACTGATGAAATAGCAGACCAAATTGAAGGAATGCAGGAAAATATGGAACAGGCAGTTTCGGCTGTTTCCCGAATTAATCATGTCGTTGACGAAGTGACGACGATCACCACGTTAATTGCTACGGCGGTCACCGAACAGAGTGCTTCAACCCAAGGGATTTCCGAAGCGGCGATCCGAGCTTCCACACGACTAGATAGAATTACTGAGGAAATCAAAGAAATCGATCTAAAAGCCGGCGAAGTCAACCGCGGTGCTGAAGAATCCGGACTGGCCGTCAGTGAAATTGCCAAAAGCACCGCCGAACTGGCGCGAGCAGCCGATGACGCTGCGGTGAACACCGAAAGAACGTCCGTCAGTATGACGCAATTAAGTCGTGCCACCGAAGAAACTTCAAAAGGTGCCGTCGAAATCTCCCGGAGTATTCAGGAGATTAATCAGGCCTCGGAAGAAATCTCTGAAGGGGCTTCGAAGACTTCAATTGCTGCGAATCGGTTGGTCGATTTATCGCTAAAACTTAACGACTCCGTCCAGCCGTTTAAATTCTAA
- a CDS encoding CheB methylesterase domain-containing protein: MIKNKPKPDFTPELLVLAASTGGPVALEVIIGALKKDFAIPIVVVQHMPKHFTAAFAKALNRKSELLVKEAQDGDELTAGIVYLAPGGCHLKLSHKRKLTLTLSDDALINGVRPAVDVLLWSIAQSRFINGILVVILTGMGADGLVGLQQLHKNKQAYCIVQDEVSSIVYGMPQRIVEAELADEILPLSMIAARLSVLVRKE; the protein is encoded by the coding sequence ATGATCAAAAATAAACCCAAACCTGATTTCACGCCGGAACTACTGGTCTTGGCGGCATCCACGGGGGGACCGGTGGCATTGGAAGTGATTATCGGGGCCTTAAAAAAAGATTTTGCGATCCCGATTGTGGTCGTCCAACACATGCCAAAACATTTTACCGCCGCCTTTGCTAAAGCCTTAAACCGAAAAAGCGAACTGCTGGTCAAAGAAGCTCAGGATGGCGATGAGTTAACGGCAGGAATTGTCTATCTTGCCCCAGGCGGATGTCATCTGAAGCTGTCCCATAAACGAAAATTAACCTTGACCCTTTCGGACGATGCCCTAATTAATGGCGTTCGACCAGCCGTCGATGTGTTACTTTGGTCGATTGCTCAGAGTCGCTTTATCAATGGCATTTTAGTGGTCATCTTAACAGGTATGGGAGCAGATGGTTTAGTCGGTCTGCAACAGTTACATAAAAATAAGCAGGCTTACTGTATTGTTCAAGATGAAGTAAGCAGTATTGTCTATGGGATGCCCCAACGCATCGTGGAAGCGGAATTGGCAGATGAAATACTGCCATTATCAATGATTGCCGCAAGGCTTTCAGTTCTCGTCAGAAAGGAGTAA
- a CDS encoding CheR family methyltransferase — protein sequence MVALSEQEYQLFQRYIAEKCGIALDDSKAYLVESRLAKLLIDSQCDTFSELFWLLQNHSDANIETRVIDAITTNETYWFRDSGSWQMITQIWLPQKIAEIKAGRHDKIRIWSAAASTGQEIYSLIIIISEYLKNNQITTVSIDDFEFLATDISTNVLTIARRGYYDPITIMRGLKPELREAYFNREGTLWVLKEDYRKRVRFEQFNLQNSFLLLGKFDLVFCRNVLIYFTEALRNDVFKKTAQVLKPKGLLLIGAAEIYYSMDNYFQKNITGDGTYFTVKEAAK from the coding sequence ATGGTTGCTTTGTCAGAACAGGAGTATCAGCTGTTTCAGCGCTATATCGCTGAAAAATGTGGGATCGCATTGGATGATAGTAAAGCTTATCTGGTCGAATCACGGCTGGCGAAGTTACTGATTGACTCCCAGTGTGATACTTTTTCAGAACTATTTTGGCTGCTGCAAAACCATTCCGATGCTAATATTGAAACCCGAGTCATCGACGCCATTACCACCAATGAAACCTATTGGTTTCGGGACTCAGGCTCATGGCAGATGATTACCCAAATATGGTTACCGCAAAAAATTGCCGAAATTAAAGCTGGTCGGCATGACAAAATTCGGATTTGGAGTGCCGCAGCATCAACCGGTCAGGAAATTTATTCGCTGATCATCATCATTAGTGAATATCTCAAAAACAATCAAATTACAACCGTTTCGATTGATGATTTTGAGTTTTTGGCGACTGATATTTCAACCAATGTCCTGACGATTGCCAGACGGGGATATTATGACCCCATTACCATCATGAGGGGCTTAAAACCAGAACTGCGCGAGGCGTATTTTAATCGCGAGGGTACTTTATGGGTGTTAAAAGAAGACTATCGAAAACGGGTTCGCTTTGAGCAATTTAATCTTCAAAACAGTTTTTTACTGTTGGGAAAATTTGATTTGGTTTTTTGTCGGAATGTGCTGATTTATTTTACCGAAGCACTCAGAAACGATGTTTTTAAAAAGACCGCACAGGTGTTAAAACCAAAAGGATTGCTGTTAATCGGTGCCGCCGAAATTTATTATTCGATGGATAATTATTTTCAAAAAAACATCACCGGTGATGGTACTTATTTTACAGTTAAGGAGGCAGCAAAATGA
- a CDS encoding response regulator, which yields MKMLTIDDSAVVRKIISAAVVVLGHECLEAESAQDALDLLKGPEKIELIFLDWNMPGMNGLEFLKTIKKSDQFKHIPVVMVTTENMPESVIEAVKAGVTQYITKPFSIEELMKKIIDSLGGEVN from the coding sequence ATGAAGATGTTGACGATTGATGATTCAGCCGTTGTCAGAAAGATTATTTCGGCAGCGGTAGTGGTGCTTGGTCACGAATGTCTGGAGGCAGAGTCCGCCCAGGATGCGCTAGACTTGCTAAAAGGGCCAGAAAAAATTGAATTGATCTTTCTGGATTGGAATATGCCTGGCATGAATGGCCTGGAATTTCTAAAGACTATTAAAAAAAGTGATCAATTCAAACATATTCCCGTGGTGATGGTGACCACCGAAAATATGCCGGAAAGTGTCATTGAAGCGGTTAAAGCAGGGGTGACTCAATACATCACCAAGCCCTTTTCAATTGAAGAACTGATGAAAAAAATCATCGACAGTTTGGGCGGGGAGGTAAATTAA
- a CDS encoding chemotaxis protein CheX, with product MKTEQDIKKYDVLPGHVFVAALLDSVEQMSGFVLNEVQNDPESMPDHEIIGAMVLQGENAMLLTLETNKNSAAPLVSFMTGIETEALDAELLNDGITELINMVGGSARARLEATNYKFFLSVPFTLVGEGVKIVVKKRTDCFISRLVCDEIDVMLRVYKL from the coding sequence ATGAAAACTGAACAGGATATTAAAAAATATGACGTGCTTCCCGGGCATGTTTTTGTTGCCGCATTATTAGATAGTGTTGAACAGATGAGTGGCTTTGTTTTGAATGAAGTTCAAAACGATCCGGAATCGATGCCGGATCACGAAATTATTGGTGCGATGGTGTTGCAAGGAGAAAATGCCATGCTCCTGACTCTGGAGACCAATAAAAATAGTGCCGCCCCACTGGTGTCCTTTATGACCGGAATTGAAACCGAAGCGTTAGATGCGGAACTGTTAAATGACGGAATTACAGAACTGATTAATATGGTGGGCGGTTCGGCCCGGGCCCGTTTGGAAGCGACAAATTATAAATTCTTTTTATCGGTCCCCTTCACTCTGGTTGGTGAAGGGGTCAAAATTGTTGTCAAAAAGCGAACCGACTGCTTTATATCCAGACTGGTTTGTGACGAGATTGATGTGATGTTAAGGGTTTATAAATTATAA
- a CDS encoding diguanylate cyclase, with translation MNNNEQSKLAVLNQIKNQLNQALQDLVVLSIEPKSSRRQLMLAFFAEIKGLALQYNFRELGYLCMKNEEFLKQTDINLAVDHTAFIKLAQRFGELTLCVENLLAVATRQEGSLENLVCNPHTREVIKLTDHNYEISSQVLGRVLVLDDEMLVLNIIESVLRNRGYDVRITNNSSQAMEILRAHEVDILILDLIMPDKSGIEFYRELKQNKIVIPTIILTASTNKEDHILALQEGIDDFLRKPFEADVLVANVEKLIKKEKKHKNAYMRDPLTSAYSRCYFAERFAQEKAKFQRDGIVFSVVFIDLDHFKEINDTYGHLFGDIVLKSFVDEFKKSLRPYDQISRYGGDEFLLLLPETDAVEAYRVVERIRQKFQRKAFNTPVNLRRIYVTFSAGITEYNSSDKTLEDVLENADCQLYRAKERGRACTSFLTDTIDTGTEKYRILICDDSSTVSQLIDSRLSRLGLETQVVATGKEALTIFPDFHPHLLILDIILPDISGEIVLKKIREIETENQVKVILISVKSLGEKKPLLNELSYDDFIKKPISLEQLEQSVKRLL, from the coding sequence ATGAATAATAATGAACAAAGTAAATTAGCAGTATTGAACCAAATAAAAAATCAGCTCAATCAAGCCCTGCAAGATTTAGTCGTGTTAAGTATTGAACCTAAAAGTAGCAGGCGACAGTTAATGCTCGCTTTTTTTGCGGAAATCAAGGGCCTGGCGCTCCAGTATAATTTCCGTGAATTGGGATACCTTTGTATGAAAAATGAAGAATTTTTAAAACAAACCGATATCAATTTAGCAGTTGATCATACTGCCTTTATCAAGTTGGCACAAAGATTTGGTGAGCTAACACTATGCGTAGAAAATCTTTTGGCAGTTGCGACGCGTCAGGAAGGTAGCCTCGAAAATTTAGTCTGTAATCCCCATACCCGTGAGGTGATTAAACTTACGGATCATAACTATGAAATCAGCAGCCAGGTATTGGGACGCGTTTTGGTGCTTGATGATGAAATGCTGGTCTTAAATATTATCGAAAGTGTTTTACGTAATCGCGGTTACGATGTCCGGATTACGAATAATTCAAGTCAGGCCATGGAGATATTAAGAGCACATGAAGTGGATATTCTGATTCTTGATTTAATCATGCCGGACAAAAGCGGGATCGAATTTTACCGCGAGTTAAAACAGAACAAAATTGTGATTCCAACCATTATTTTAACGGCATCCACAAACAAAGAGGATCATATATTGGCCCTTCAGGAAGGGATTGATGATTTTCTACGCAAGCCTTTTGAAGCCGACGTGTTAGTTGCAAATGTTGAAAAGCTGATCAAAAAAGAGAAGAAACACAAAAATGCCTATATGAGAGATCCCTTAACCTCCGCCTATAGCAGATGTTATTTTGCCGAGCGATTTGCCCAGGAAAAAGCAAAGTTTCAACGCGACGGTATCGTTTTTTCAGTCGTATTTATCGACTTGGACCATTTCAAAGAGATCAATGATACCTATGGGCATTTGTTTGGCGACATAGTGCTAAAAAGTTTTGTGGATGAATTTAAGAAAAGTCTAAGGCCATATGATCAAATTTCCCGCTATGGCGGTGATGAGTTCTTATTGCTTTTACCTGAAACAGATGCGGTCGAAGCGTATCGAGTTGTCGAAAGAATTCGCCAAAAATTTCAACGCAAAGCATTTAATACGCCAGTTAATTTGCGCCGAATTTATGTCACGTTTAGTGCCGGCATTACCGAGTACAATAGCAGTGACAAAACTCTTGAAGATGTCCTGGAAAACGCCGACTGCCAGTTATATCGGGCGAAAGAACGGGGCCGGGCCTGTACCAGCTTTTTGACAGATACGATTGATACCGGCACTGAAAAGTACCGCATCTTAATTTGCGATGACTCCTCAACCGTCAGCCAGTTAATCGACAGTCGACTCAGTCGCTTAGGTCTGGAGACACAAGTTGTCGCTACCGGAAAAGAAGCCCTTACAATTTTTCCTGATTTTCATCCCCATTTATTGATATTAGATATTATTCTACCTGATATAAGTGGTGAAATAGTCCTTAAAAAAATTCGGGAAATTGAGACAGAAAATCAAGTAAAGGTTATCCTGATTAGTGTTAAAAGCTTAGGAGAAAAGAAGCCCTTACTTAATGAATTAAGCTATGATGACTTTATCAAAAAACCGATTTCTTTAGAACAACTTGAACAAAGTGTGAAGCGCTTACTTTAA